A stretch of Synechococcus sp. WH 8020 DNA encodes these proteins:
- the dnaN gene encoding DNA polymerase III subunit beta, whose protein sequence is MKLVCSQAELNAALQLVSRAVASRPTHPVLANVLLTADAGTDRLSLTGFDLNLGIQTSLPASVDTSGAVTLPARLLGEIVSKLSSDSPVSLSSDAGAEQVELTSSSGSYQMRGMPADDFPELPLVENGTALRVDPSSLLKALRATLFASSADEAKQLLTGVHLRFNQKRLEAASTDGHRLAMLTVEDALQAEINADESEPAELAVTLPARSLREVERLMASWKGDDPVSLFCERGQVVVLAADQMVTSRTLEGTYPNYRQLIPDGFSRTIDLDRRAFISALERIAVLADQHNNVVRIATEPATGLVQISADAQDVGSGSESLPAEINGDAVQIAFNVRYVLDGLKAMDCDRIRLSCNAPTTPAILTPTNDESGLTYLVMPVQIRS, encoded by the coding sequence ATGAAATTGGTCTGTTCCCAGGCAGAACTCAACGCAGCTCTGCAGTTGGTCAGTCGAGCTGTCGCTTCGCGTCCAACCCATCCGGTGTTGGCCAATGTTTTGCTCACTGCCGATGCCGGCACCGATCGGCTCAGCCTCACAGGATTTGATCTGAATTTGGGAATTCAGACGTCACTCCCTGCTTCAGTCGACACAAGTGGTGCCGTGACATTGCCCGCCCGCTTGCTTGGTGAAATCGTCTCCAAGCTGTCCAGTGATTCGCCGGTTTCATTGTCCAGTGATGCGGGTGCCGAACAGGTTGAGCTCACCAGCTCCAGCGGCAGTTATCAGATGCGAGGAATGCCCGCTGATGATTTTCCTGAGCTCCCACTCGTGGAGAACGGCACAGCCTTACGTGTCGATCCCTCCTCTTTGCTGAAAGCTCTGCGCGCGACCTTGTTCGCAAGTAGTGCTGATGAGGCGAAACAGCTCCTCACAGGAGTTCATCTGCGCTTCAATCAGAAACGTTTGGAGGCCGCATCCACCGACGGGCATCGTCTTGCGATGTTGACGGTTGAGGATGCCTTGCAGGCTGAAATCAATGCTGACGAGTCTGAGCCTGCTGAATTAGCGGTCACGCTTCCGGCACGCTCCCTGCGTGAGGTGGAGCGATTAATGGCGAGCTGGAAAGGCGATGATCCGGTCAGCCTGTTCTGTGAGCGAGGTCAGGTCGTCGTGCTCGCGGCCGATCAGATGGTGACGAGTCGCACCCTGGAAGGGACCTATCCCAATTACCGCCAGCTGATTCCCGATGGTTTTAGCCGCACGATTGATCTGGATCGGCGGGCTTTCATCTCTGCTTTGGAACGCATCGCAGTCTTGGCTGACCAACACAACAATGTGGTCCGGATCGCTACGGAACCAGCCACGGGATTGGTTCAGATCAGTGCTGATGCCCAAGATGTGGGTAGTGGTTCTGAGTCGTTACCAGCCGAGATCAATGGCGATGCCGTACAAATTGCCTTCAATGTGCGTTATGTGCTGGATGGCCTCAAGGCCATGGATTGTGATCGCATCAGGTTGTCTTGCAACGCTCCAACAACGCCGGCGATCCTCACCCCAACCAATGATGAGTCTGGACTCACCTACCTGGTGATGCCTGTTCAGATCCGTTCCTGA